In one Lycium barbarum isolate Lr01 chromosome 7, ASM1917538v2, whole genome shotgun sequence genomic region, the following are encoded:
- the LOC132602085 gene encoding uncharacterized protein LOC132602085 isoform X2: MVSVSPDKVHYSGVRKMPWERTRKDHDIFYSSQTNVPCCDLFSYLLTTGKHIEVPTKCGTHSCIKDQGQRRWHGCKTPVACEREELKSPSNSVICQEYIWV; this comes from the exons ATGGTGTCGGTTTCCCCAGACAAGGTGCATTATAGCGGTGTGAGGAAGATGCCATGGGAGAG GACGAGAaaagatcatgatatattttaTTCAAGTCAAACGAATGTGCCGTGTTGTGATCTTTTCTCATATCTCCTAACGACAGGAAAACATATAGAA GTGCCAACAAAATGTGGAACTCATAGCTGCATAAAAGATCAGGGACAGAGAAGGTGGCATGGCTGCAAAACACCAGTTGCCTGCGAAAGAGAAGAACTCAAATCACCAAGCAATTCAGTTATTTGCCAAGAATATATATGGGTTTG A
- the LOC132602085 gene encoding uncharacterized protein LOC132602085 isoform X1, translating to MVSVSPDKVHYSGVRKMPWERTRKDHDIFYSSQTNVPCCDLFSYLLTTGKHIEVPTKCGTHSCIKDQGQRRWHGCKTPVACEREELKSPSNSVICQEYIWKENSDAAVMVVVSPDKVHYSGVR from the exons ATGGTGTCGGTTTCCCCAGACAAGGTGCATTATAGCGGTGTGAGGAAGATGCCATGGGAGAG GACGAGAaaagatcatgatatattttaTTCAAGTCAAACGAATGTGCCGTGTTGTGATCTTTTCTCATATCTCCTAACGACAGGAAAACATATAGAA GTGCCAACAAAATGTGGAACTCATAGCTGCATAAAAGATCAGGGACAGAGAAGGTGGCATGGCTGCAAAACACCAGTTGCCTGCGAAAGAGAAGAACTCAAATCACCAAGCAATTCAGTTATTTGCCAAGAATATATATGG AAGGAAAACAGTGACGCAGCAGTGATGGTTGTGGTTTCCCCAGATAAGGTGCATTATAGCGGTGTGAGGTAG